A single genomic interval of Alcaligenes sp. SDU_A2 harbors:
- the folD gene encoding bifunctional methylenetetrahydrofolate dehydrogenase/methenyltetrahydrofolate cyclohydrolase FolD, producing the protein MSARIIDGKALSAQIKAQVAARVAELKQDHGLQPGLTVVLVGEDPASQVYVRNKSLACEAAGLKSDLIRLPGDTTEAELLALIVRLNQDDSVHGILVQLPLPGHMDEHKVIEAIAPEKDVDGFHISNAGLLLTGKPLFRPCTPYGVMKMLESEGVNLRGAEAVVVGASNIVGKPMALLLLAAGATVTLCNSKTRDLAAQTRRADVLVAAVGRPGIITGDMVKPGAVVIDVGINRGTDGKLCGDVDFASASAVAAAITPVPGGVGPMTIAMLLVNTLEAAERTAGITI; encoded by the coding sequence ATGAGTGCTCGCATCATCGATGGAAAAGCCTTGTCCGCACAGATCAAGGCGCAAGTGGCCGCGCGGGTGGCCGAACTCAAGCAAGACCACGGCCTGCAACCCGGTCTGACCGTCGTGCTGGTCGGTGAAGACCCCGCCTCGCAAGTCTATGTACGCAACAAATCGCTGGCATGCGAGGCTGCCGGCCTGAAGTCCGACCTGATCCGCCTGCCCGGCGACACGACCGAAGCGGAGCTGCTGGCCCTGATCGTGCGCCTGAACCAGGACGACAGCGTACACGGCATTCTGGTGCAATTGCCCTTGCCCGGCCACATGGACGAGCACAAGGTCATTGAAGCGATTGCCCCCGAAAAAGATGTGGACGGTTTTCACATCAGCAATGCCGGCCTGCTGCTGACCGGCAAGCCGCTGTTTCGCCCCTGCACGCCCTATGGCGTCATGAAGATGCTGGAATCCGAAGGCGTGAACCTGCGCGGGGCTGAAGCCGTGGTTGTGGGCGCAAGCAATATCGTGGGCAAGCCCATGGCCCTGCTGTTGCTGGCCGCCGGTGCCACCGTCACCCTGTGCAATTCCAAGACCCGCGACCTAGCCGCGCAGACGCGCCGCGCCGATGTGCTGGTGGCCGCCGTAGGCCGCCCCGGCATCATCACCGGTGACATGGTCAAGCCCGGTGCCGTGGTCATCGACGTGGGCATCAACCGTGGCACCGACGGCAAACTGTGCGGCGATGTGGACTTTGCCAGCGCCAGCGCCGTTGCCGCGGCCATTACCCCCGTGCCGGGCGGCGTCGGCCCCATGACCATCGCCATGCTGCTCGTAAATACCCTGGAAGCGGCCGAACGCACGGCCGGCATCACTATCTGA
- a CDS encoding efflux transporter outer membrane subunit — translation MSRLFLRAPLVLAVTLALSACSLAPKYERPAAPVPEQFPLAQQGQAGAVNAADLGWREFFADPRLHVLIGQALESNRDLRIAAQRIEEARAQYGIAQSDQLPTIGVMAAEQATRYGTNARPGGVDSPSVSRAFQAGIGITSFELDFFGRVRNLAQAAREQFLATEQARRTAHIAVVAGTAEAYFRVRAADELHKLMENTLRSRQETLRLVQSSFDAGVVSSLDLNQAKVQYNTVRSDMQQVERDRQRALNALQVLLGAPVPDNAPQGLPFTRAQLLPSLPVGLPSDLLERRPDILGAEHALQGANYSIGAARAAFFPNISLTGMLGFMSPELGGLFSSGNRYWQFQPQVVMPLFSGGTRGNLALAQARRDIAVSEYEKSIQVAFREVADALAGEATFGPQIDALEEVDKAASESLRLAKLRYEVGVDSFLQVQTAEVNLYGTRQAYIQTGLASLLNRVELYKALGGGWNADTAAAQTPQTPKG, via the coding sequence ATGTCTCGCCTATTTTTACGTGCTCCCCTGGTCTTGGCCGTGACGCTTGCCTTGTCGGCGTGCTCGCTGGCACCCAAGTATGAGCGTCCTGCCGCCCCGGTACCTGAGCAGTTCCCCCTGGCCCAGCAGGGCCAGGCGGGCGCGGTCAATGCCGCCGATCTGGGCTGGCGCGAGTTTTTTGCCGATCCTCGTCTGCATGTGCTGATCGGGCAGGCGCTCGAGAGCAACCGCGATCTGCGCATTGCGGCGCAACGCATCGAAGAGGCGCGTGCGCAGTACGGCATTGCGCAGAGCGATCAGTTGCCCACGATCGGCGTCATGGCGGCCGAGCAGGCAACCCGCTATGGGACCAATGCCCGACCGGGCGGTGTGGATTCGCCCTCGGTCAGCCGGGCCTTCCAGGCCGGTATCGGTATCACCTCGTTCGAGCTGGACTTTTTCGGGCGGGTACGCAATCTGGCGCAGGCCGCCCGCGAGCAGTTCCTGGCCACCGAGCAGGCCCGGCGCACCGCGCACATCGCGGTCGTGGCGGGCACGGCCGAAGCCTACTTCCGGGTGCGTGCGGCCGATGAGCTGCATAAATTGATGGAAAACACCTTGCGCAGCCGCCAGGAAACACTACGCCTGGTGCAGTCCTCGTTCGATGCCGGCGTGGTGTCGTCGCTGGACTTGAATCAGGCCAAGGTGCAATACAATACGGTGCGCTCGGACATGCAGCAGGTCGAGCGCGACCGCCAGCGCGCCCTGAACGCCTTGCAGGTGCTGTTGGGAGCCCCTGTGCCTGACAATGCTCCTCAGGGACTGCCTTTTACCCGTGCGCAATTGCTGCCTAGCCTGCCGGTGGGGCTGCCTTCGGATTTGTTGGAGCGACGTCCCGATATTCTGGGGGCCGAACATGCCTTGCAAGGTGCCAATTACAGCATCGGCGCGGCACGTGCTGCCTTTTTCCCGAATATTTCGCTGACTGGCATGCTGGGCTTCATGAGTCCCGAGTTGGGTGGTCTGTTCAGTTCCGGCAATCGTTACTGGCAGTTCCAGCCTCAGGTCGTGATGCCGCTGTTCTCGGGCGGCACGCGCGGGAATCTGGCTCTGGCCCAGGCGCGGCGCGATATTGCCGTGTCCGAGTACGAAAAGAGCATCCAGGTTGCGTTTCGCGAGGTGGCCGATGCCTTGGCCGGCGAAGCAACATTCGGTCCGCAGATCGATGCCCTGGAAGAAGTGGACAAGGCCGCCAGCGAATCCTTGCGTCTGGCCAAGCTGCGCTACGAGGTCGGTGTAGACAGCTTTTTGCAGGTTCAGACCGCAGAAGTGAATCTGTACGGAACCCGGCAAGCGTATATTCAGACCGGACTGGCCTCGCTGCTTAACCGAGTCGAGCTGTACAAGGCTTTGGGTGGCGGCTGGAATGCCGATACGGCTGCGGCTCAGACGCCGCAGACACCGAAGGGATAA
- a CDS encoding SCO family protein encodes MLLGFMLAGPATAGDLHPVRGFLPDLRFSLQTAGPKTVTQDDYKGKVVLLFFGYASCPDVCPTTLAQLAAVMDELGPQAQEVRILFVSVDPHRDTPESLQTYVKAFDTHAIGLSGTEKQIADLARRYRVAYQIEKPDPKAPDDYEVAHSRGVYFFDREGRARFLAPDTESVQVLTEGVRRLL; translated from the coding sequence ATGCTGTTGGGCTTCATGTTGGCCGGCCCGGCCACTGCCGGCGACCTGCATCCGGTACGCGGCTTTTTGCCCGACCTGCGTTTTTCTCTGCAAACGGCCGGACCCAAGACCGTCACCCAGGACGATTACAAAGGTAAGGTTGTCCTGCTGTTCTTTGGCTACGCCAGTTGTCCGGACGTCTGCCCCACCACGCTGGCGCAACTGGCCGCCGTCATGGACGAGCTAGGTCCCCAGGCCCAAGAGGTGCGCATTCTGTTCGTCAGTGTTGACCCGCACCGGGACACGCCCGAATCCCTGCAAACCTACGTCAAGGCCTTTGACACGCACGCCATCGGCCTGTCCGGCACCGAAAAACAGATTGCCGATCTGGCCAGGCGCTACCGCGTGGCCTACCAGATCGAAAAACCCGATCCCAAGGCCCCGGACGACTACGAGGTCGCCCATAGCCGGGGGGTGTATTTTTTTGACCGCGAGGGGCGCGCGCGCTTTCTAGCACCCGACACCGAATCCGTGCAGGTGCTGACAGAAGGCGTGCGCCGTCTGCTCTAG
- a CDS encoding M3 family metallopeptidase produces MTINPLLVPIDSLIDYPAIRPEHVEQAVDQLLAQARSAVDAVSQDTRPATWENVVEPLTDATEILYRAWSVAGHLNSVINTPELRQAYNNCLPRMSEFSTWVGLNHALFLRYQALADSAAFAALSPQRQRIITLALRDFRLGGVELQGQAREDYARISDELAQTSQLFSEHVLDAIDQWHYLVTDEQELDGVPADVLAAAARAAQDNEQQGWRLTLKMPCYLPVMQYARNQALRERLYRAYTTVASEQGDPQFDNSQAIETLLALRAQEAGLLGFASYAHMRLETRMADTPEQVMGFLRDLATKARPYARQDLEELQAFASQELNLSPLQPWDVAYSAERLREQRYAYSEDEVKQYFTEPAVLQGLFQVIQRLFDVRLRPIDAPVWHTAVRPFEVCSSDGKVLGYLYMDLHARQGKQGGAWVDSERSRRRLGEHLCLPIAYLVCNFAEPQSGRPALLTHDDVITLFHESGHALHALLSRVDDPAASAFSAVEWDAIELPSQFMENFCWEWPVVQMLTAHVDTGEHLPRELYEKLRRARNFQSGMQMVRQLEFSLFDMLIHARDSGMDIAAVMRVLDQVRQEVAVIFPPQWHRFPHQFSHLFAGGYGAGYYSYKWAEVLSADAYAAFEEQAYVHADGARDTLDSNTGHRFWREILSVGGERPAADSFRAFRGRDPSIAALLRHSGLTPEPA; encoded by the coding sequence ATGACGATCAATCCCCTGCTGGTCCCCATCGACAGCCTTATCGACTACCCCGCCATCCGGCCCGAACACGTAGAACAGGCTGTAGACCAGCTTCTGGCCCAGGCCCGCAGCGCCGTGGATGCCGTGTCCCAGGACACGCGCCCGGCCACCTGGGAAAACGTCGTCGAGCCACTGACCGACGCCACCGAAATCCTGTACCGCGCCTGGTCGGTGGCCGGTCACCTGAACTCGGTCATCAATACGCCCGAGCTGCGCCAGGCCTACAACAACTGCCTGCCGCGCATGAGCGAGTTCTCGACCTGGGTAGGGTTGAACCACGCCTTGTTCCTGCGCTACCAGGCCCTGGCCGACAGCGCCGCTTTTGCCGCGCTTAGCCCCCAGCGCCAACGCATCATCACCCTGGCCCTGCGCGACTTTCGCCTGGGCGGGGTGGAACTGCAAGGACAGGCCCGCGAGGACTACGCCCGCATCAGCGACGAGCTGGCTCAAACGTCTCAATTATTCTCGGAACACGTACTGGACGCCATCGACCAGTGGCACTATCTGGTCACCGACGAGCAGGAACTGGACGGCGTGCCGGCCGATGTGCTGGCCGCCGCCGCACGGGCCGCCCAGGACAACGAACAGCAAGGCTGGCGCCTGACGCTGAAAATGCCCTGCTATCTGCCCGTCATGCAGTATGCCCGCAACCAGGCGCTGCGCGAACGCCTGTACCGCGCGTACACGACGGTCGCTTCTGAGCAGGGCGACCCCCAGTTCGACAACTCCCAGGCCATCGAAACGCTGCTGGCGCTGCGCGCCCAAGAAGCGGGCCTGCTGGGCTTTGCCAGCTACGCCCATATGCGCCTGGAAACCCGCATGGCCGATACGCCCGAGCAGGTCATGGGCTTTCTGCGCGATCTGGCCACCAAAGCGCGTCCGTACGCCCGCCAGGATCTGGAAGAACTGCAAGCCTTCGCCAGCCAGGAGCTGAATCTCTCGCCCCTACAGCCTTGGGACGTGGCCTACAGCGCCGAGCGTTTGCGCGAACAGCGCTACGCCTATTCCGAAGACGAGGTCAAACAATACTTTACCGAACCGGCTGTACTACAGGGCCTGTTCCAGGTCATCCAGCGCCTGTTCGATGTCCGGCTGCGGCCTATCGACGCGCCAGTCTGGCATACCGCTGTGCGCCCGTTCGAGGTCTGCAGCTCCGACGGCAAGGTACTAGGCTATCTGTACATGGACCTGCATGCCCGCCAAGGCAAACAGGGTGGTGCCTGGGTGGACAGCGAACGCAGCCGCCGCCGTCTGGGCGAGCACCTGTGCCTGCCCATCGCCTATCTGGTGTGCAATTTCGCCGAGCCGCAATCGGGCCGCCCGGCTTTGCTGACCCACGACGACGTCATTACCCTGTTCCACGAATCTGGCCATGCTCTGCACGCCCTGCTCTCGCGCGTGGACGACCCGGCCGCTTCCGCATTTTCCGCCGTGGAATGGGATGCCATCGAGCTGCCTTCGCAGTTCATGGAAAATTTCTGCTGGGAATGGCCCGTCGTGCAGATGTTGACCGCCCATGTCGATACCGGCGAGCACCTGCCGCGCGAGCTGTACGAAAAGCTGCGCCGCGCCCGCAACTTCCAAAGCGGCATGCAAATGGTGCGCCAACTGGAGTTTTCGCTGTTCGACATGCTGATCCACGCCCGCGACAGCGGCATGGATATCGCCGCCGTCATGCGCGTGCTGGACCAGGTGCGCCAGGAAGTGGCCGTGATCTTCCCGCCACAATGGCACCGCTTTCCGCATCAGTTCTCGCACCTGTTTGCCGGCGGTTACGGCGCAGGCTACTACAGCTACAAGTGGGCCGAAGTACTGTCGGCCGATGCCTATGCGGCCTTTGAAGAACAGGCCTATGTCCATGCCGATGGCGCGCGTGATACGCTGGACAGCAATACGGGTCACCGCTTCTGGCGGGAAATCCTGTCGGTAGGCGGCGAACGTCCGGCGGCCGATTCTTTCCGTGCCTTCCGTGGCCGCGACCCATCCATCGCTGCCTTGTTGCGCCATAGCGGACTGACGCCCGAGCCCGCCTGA
- a CDS encoding response regulator transcription factor — translation MTSPQMPCTIYVVDDDEAVRDSLRWLLEANGYRVRCFASGEEFLSAYDPAQVAVLIVDVRMPGMSGLELQENLIARKATIPIVFITGHGDVPMAVSTMKKGAIDFLEKPFNEADLRTIVGRMIEQASTRASQAQAQKDQQEILGRLTAREQQVLERIVAGRLNKQIAGDLNISIKTVEAHRANIMEKLEVTTVADLMKIALAKSEEA, via the coding sequence ATGACCAGCCCTCAGATGCCATGCACGATTTATGTGGTTGACGATGACGAAGCCGTGCGCGACTCGCTGCGCTGGCTTCTGGAGGCCAATGGCTATCGCGTGCGCTGCTTTGCGTCCGGCGAAGAGTTCCTGAGCGCCTACGACCCCGCCCAGGTGGCCGTCCTGATCGTGGACGTGCGCATGCCCGGCATGAGCGGGCTGGAACTTCAGGAAAATCTGATTGCCCGCAAAGCCACCATCCCCATCGTGTTCATCACCGGCCACGGCGACGTGCCCATGGCCGTCAGCACCATGAAGAAAGGGGCCATCGACTTCCTGGAAAAACCCTTTAACGAAGCCGATCTGCGCACCATCGTGGGCCGCATGATAGAACAAGCCTCGACCCGCGCCTCGCAGGCGCAGGCCCAGAAAGATCAACAGGAAATCCTTGGCCGCCTGACGGCCCGCGAACAGCAGGTGCTCGAGCGCATCGTGGCGGGCCGCCTGAATAAACAAATTGCCGGGGACCTGAACATCAGCATCAAAACTGTCGAAGCGCATCGCGCCAATATCATGGAAAAACTGGAAGTCACCACCGTTGCCGACCTCATGAAAATCGCCCTTGCCAAGTCCGAGGAAGCGTAA
- a CDS encoding PAS domain-containing sensor histidine kinase, translated as MANHSKKSLIPTTFYDQAKQNRRGFYWLTPVVVLFLYLCVMGVFIWLQRLQNDSVMFVTIDQETRQQRLMMVIIALSLVIVVSLLALWRYTRFRTRAEAAQIAETGFRRAMENSMSTGMRVFDMQGRIAYVNPAFCRMIGWNEADLVGRTAPFPYWLPGRHQQHQETLDLLLSGRTPSSGLEVEAQRRDGSRFTARMYVSPLRAPNGEQIGWMTSMTDITEPKRIREALTAAHERFMTVLEGLDDAISVVADTTEGLELLFANRTYRRFFGAQSNGHAELLGGRLGRFTDETVEIYSESAARWFEVHHRMLAWTDGRRVRLQVARDITDRRKHEEASRVQQEKVQLTSRLTTMGEMASSLAHELNQPLTAISNYSMGAVAMLKSGRYQPETLLSALEKAAQQAERAGKIISRIREFVKRSEPRRQRVGVMRIVENAVGFAEIDARKRQIDIELSLPNPLPDVIADPILIEQVLLNLLKNGIEAMEHSEHHVLQLLISRQESLLEMAVIDRGHGLKDPERLFEPFYSTKSEGLGMGLNICRTIIESHHGRLWASPNPEGGTIFRFTLPCAAPDVPDTIDNKLEIPE; from the coding sequence ATGGCCAACCATTCCAAAAAGTCTCTGATTCCAACGACCTTCTACGATCAGGCCAAGCAGAACCGCCGTGGTTTCTACTGGCTGACGCCGGTTGTCGTGCTGTTTCTTTACCTGTGCGTCATGGGCGTGTTCATCTGGCTGCAACGCCTGCAGAACGACAGCGTCATGTTCGTCACCATCGATCAGGAGACTCGTCAGCAACGCCTGATGATGGTCATCATCGCCCTGTCGCTGGTCATCGTGGTCAGCCTGCTGGCCTTGTGGCGCTATACCCGCTTTCGCACCCGCGCCGAAGCCGCCCAGATCGCCGAAACCGGCTTTAGACGCGCCATGGAAAACTCCATGTCCACCGGCATGCGCGTGTTCGACATGCAAGGCCGCATTGCCTACGTCAACCCGGCTTTTTGCCGCATGATAGGCTGGAACGAGGCCGATCTGGTCGGACGCACCGCCCCCTTCCCGTACTGGTTGCCGGGCCGCCACCAGCAGCACCAGGAAACACTGGACTTGCTGTTGTCGGGGCGCACGCCCAGCAGCGGCCTGGAAGTGGAGGCTCAACGGCGCGACGGTTCGCGTTTTACCGCCCGCATGTATGTGTCGCCGCTGCGCGCGCCCAATGGTGAACAGATCGGCTGGATGACGTCCATGACCGACATCACCGAACCCAAGCGCATCCGCGAAGCCCTGACTGCCGCCCACGAACGCTTCATGACCGTGCTCGAAGGCCTGGACGATGCCATTTCCGTGGTGGCCGACACGACCGAAGGGCTGGAGCTGCTGTTCGCCAACCGCACTTACCGACGCTTTTTTGGTGCGCAATCGAACGGGCACGCCGAACTGCTGGGCGGACGTCTGGGCCGCTTTACCGACGAGACCGTCGAAATCTATTCGGAATCGGCGGCCCGCTGGTTTGAAGTGCATCACCGCATGCTGGCCTGGACCGACGGCCGCCGCGTGCGCCTGCAAGTGGCGCGCGACATCACCGACCGGCGCAAGCACGAAGAAGCCTCGCGCGTGCAGCAGGAGAAGGTTCAACTGACCAGCCGCCTGACCACCATGGGCGAGATGGCCTCCTCCCTGGCCCACGAACTGAACCAGCCGCTGACCGCCATCAGCAACTACAGCATGGGTGCCGTGGCCATGCTCAAATCCGGCCGCTATCAGCCCGAGACATTGCTGTCAGCCCTGGAAAAAGCCGCCCAGCAGGCCGAACGGGCGGGCAAGATCATCAGCCGCATCCGCGAATTCGTCAAACGCAGCGAACCGCGCCGCCAGCGGGTGGGCGTGATGCGCATCGTCGAAAATGCCGTGGGCTTTGCCGAAATCGATGCCCGCAAGCGCCAGATCGACATTGAATTGAGCCTGCCCAACCCCCTGCCCGATGTCATTGCCGACCCCATCCTGATAGAACAGGTATTATTGAATCTGCTCAAGAACGGCATCGAGGCAATGGAACACAGCGAACACCATGTGCTTCAATTGCTCATCAGCCGGCAGGAATCGCTTTTGGAAATGGCTGTCATCGACCGTGGTCATGGGCTGAAAGACCCGGAGCGTCTGTTCGAGCCGTTCTACAGCACCAAGTCCGAAGGCTTGGGAATGGGCCTGAACATCTGCCGTACCATTATCGAGTCGCACCACGGCCGCCTGTGGGCCAGCCCCAACCCCGAGGGCGGCACGATTTTCCGCTTTACCCTGCCCTGTGCAGCGCCCGATGTACCGGACACCATTGATAACAAACTGGAGATACCCGAATGA
- a CDS encoding pyridoxine 5'-phosphate synthase, which translates to MIELGVNIDHVATLRQQRLTTYPDPIEAAVRAEQAGADLITLHLREDRRHIQDADVFAMRAALRTRMNLECAITPEMLDIACRVQPDDVCLVPERRAELTTEGGLDVVGHLDQVRAAVRQLQQAGIRVSLFIDADPAQIRAASDVGATVIELHTGAYAEAQSPEQEAAELERIRAGIAQGVAQGLRVNAGHGLHYGNVQAVAVLPGIAELNIGHAIVAQAVFDGWEKAVRDMKALLVQACAPAKA; encoded by the coding sequence ATGATAGAACTGGGCGTCAATATCGATCATGTCGCAACACTGCGCCAGCAGCGTTTAACCACGTATCCCGATCCTATCGAGGCGGCAGTGCGCGCCGAGCAGGCCGGCGCGGATCTGATTACTTTGCACCTGCGCGAGGACCGGCGCCACATTCAGGACGCCGATGTTTTTGCCATGCGTGCGGCCTTGCGCACGCGCATGAATCTGGAGTGCGCCATTACGCCCGAGATGCTGGACATTGCTTGCCGTGTTCAGCCCGACGATGTGTGTCTGGTGCCCGAGCGCCGCGCCGAGCTGACCACCGAAGGCGGGCTGGATGTGGTGGGCCATCTGGATCAGGTTCGAGCGGCGGTGCGGCAGTTGCAGCAGGCCGGCATACGGGTGTCCTTGTTCATTGATGCAGACCCGGCACAGATCCGGGCCGCATCGGATGTGGGGGCCACGGTGATCGAACTGCATACCGGCGCATATGCCGAGGCGCAGAGCCCTGAACAGGAGGCCGCCGAGCTGGAGCGCATCCGCGCCGGCATCGCTCAGGGCGTGGCCCAGGGGCTGCGGGTCAATGCCGGACACGGACTGCACTACGGCAATGTCCAGGCGGTTGCGGTCTTGCCCGGTATTGCCGAGCTGAACATCGGTCATGCCATTGTGGCCCAGGCGGTGTTTGACGGTTGGGAAAAAGCGGTGCGCGACATGAAAGCGCTGCTGGTGCAGGCCTGTGCGCCTGCCAAGGCCTGA
- a CDS encoding MerR family DNA-binding protein, whose product MLISQAARQTGLTPKMIRHYEDLGLLSSGRAQNGYRVYQAQDLDTLHFIARAKELGFSLNDIQQLTSLWRDQQRPSSEVKRLAQTHIQHLETRAAQLLDMATKLRRLAEQCHGDQHPDCPILDGLEGVCCPAPHDRHD is encoded by the coding sequence ATGCTGATCAGCCAAGCTGCGCGCCAGACGGGCCTGACCCCGAAAATGATCCGCCACTACGAAGACCTGGGGCTGCTAAGCAGCGGGCGCGCCCAGAACGGCTATCGCGTCTATCAGGCACAGGATCTGGACACATTGCACTTTATCGCCCGCGCCAAGGAACTGGGCTTTAGCCTGAACGACATCCAGCAGTTGACCAGCCTGTGGCGTGATCAGCAGCGTCCCAGCAGCGAAGTCAAGCGCCTGGCCCAAACCCATATCCAGCACCTGGAGACACGCGCCGCACAATTGCTGGACATGGCCACCAAGCTGCGCCGGCTGGCCGAGCAGTGTCACGGAGATCAGCACCCCGACTGCCCCATTCTGGACGGCCTGGAAGGCGTGTGCTGTCCCGCGCCCCACGACAGGCACGACTAA
- a CDS encoding nitroreductase family protein produces MTTIDSLLSRRSIKLVQGPGPDEQQLDLILRAAMCAPDHGRLQPWRFKLIRGANVQALGELAIAASERAGTPIPEQKIAGMRAWLANVPLLIAVACHIDHSNDKIPETERLLATGAAVANMLNAAHQLGFGAFWSTGLGTYVEEVPETLGFDALDYHFMGFVSLGTPIHTLGLPQRPDPAGFVGEWLAG; encoded by the coding sequence ATGACTACGATCGATTCTTTGCTGTCCCGCCGTTCCATCAAGCTGGTTCAGGGCCCCGGTCCCGATGAGCAGCAATTGGACTTGATACTGCGCGCTGCCATGTGCGCCCCTGACCACGGTCGCCTGCAACCCTGGCGCTTCAAATTGATTCGTGGTGCCAATGTGCAAGCCTTGGGCGAACTGGCCATTGCCGCCAGCGAGCGCGCTGGCACGCCCATACCCGAACAGAAAATAGCCGGCATGCGCGCCTGGCTGGCCAACGTACCCTTGTTGATTGCTGTGGCTTGCCATATCGACCACAGCAACGACAAGATTCCCGAAACCGAGCGTTTGCTGGCCACTGGCGCGGCGGTCGCCAATATGCTCAATGCGGCTCATCAGCTTGGCTTTGGGGCCTTCTGGAGCACCGGTCTGGGCACCTATGTCGAGGAAGTGCCTGAAACCCTGGGTTTCGATGCCCTGGACTATCACTTCATGGGCTTTGTCTCTCTGGGCACCCCGATCCATACTTTGGGACTGCCGCAGCGTCCCGATCCCGCCGGTTTTGTCGGTGAGTGGCTGGCAGGCTGA
- a CDS encoding dihydrolipoyl dehydrogenase, with the protein MQEIQCDVAVIGAGTAGMTAYRAAKRAGSKTVLIESGPYGTMCARVGCMPSKLLIAAADAAHHARHTAPFGVHVDGPVRVDGAQVMARVRRERDRFVQFVVDDVQGFDEHDKLRGRARFLSDHVLQVDAHTRVTAGHIIVATGSEPVRPKELQALGARLISNEDVFDWQDLPQRVLVIGAGVIGLELGQALARLDVDVSIIARSQSLAGLSDPDVRQAARAIWSKELNLRADVTVLGGDIVDGKARVRLRVNGQEVLEDYDYVLAAAGRTPQLADLGLENTSAQWDEKGRPVYDRATLQLHGTPIYLAGDVNQRAPILHEAADDGRLAALQAVSAGAQPPLTRRAPMAVMFTDPQVAVVGTPFKALPQGAVVGSVNFANQGRARVMLRNQGLLHVYAGADGRFLGAEMVGPDAEHIGHLLAWSLQMELSLEQMLAMPFYHPVLQEGLRTALRQAQSALKGR; encoded by the coding sequence ATGCAGGAAATTCAGTGTGATGTGGCCGTGATCGGTGCCGGTACAGCGGGCATGACGGCGTACCGGGCCGCCAAGCGGGCAGGCAGCAAGACCGTGCTGATCGAGTCCGGTCCTTACGGCACCATGTGCGCGCGGGTTGGCTGCATGCCGTCCAAGCTATTGATCGCGGCGGCCGATGCGGCGCATCATGCCCGTCATACCGCGCCGTTTGGCGTGCATGTGGATGGCCCGGTCCGGGTGGATGGTGCGCAGGTCATGGCGCGGGTGCGGCGTGAACGGGACCGTTTCGTGCAGTTCGTGGTGGACGATGTGCAAGGCTTTGATGAACACGACAAGTTGCGTGGCCGGGCTCGATTTTTGTCTGACCATGTGCTGCAGGTCGATGCGCATACCCGGGTGACGGCCGGGCATATTATTGTGGCGACGGGTTCCGAACCTGTGCGTCCTAAGGAGTTGCAGGCCCTGGGGGCGCGGCTGATCAGCAACGAAGATGTGTTTGACTGGCAGGATCTGCCGCAGCGCGTGTTGGTGATCGGCGCGGGGGTGATCGGTCTGGAACTGGGCCAGGCGCTGGCTCGCCTGGACGTGGATGTCTCCATTATTGCCCGTAGTCAGAGTCTGGCCGGGCTGTCCGATCCCGATGTGCGCCAGGCCGCCCGTGCCATCTGGAGCAAAGAGCTGAATCTGCGCGCCGACGTGACGGTGCTGGGCGGCGATATCGTCGATGGCAAAGCGCGTGTGCGCCTGCGGGTAAACGGGCAGGAGGTGCTCGAAGATTACGACTATGTGCTGGCGGCGGCCGGTCGCACGCCACAATTGGCCGATCTGGGGCTGGAGAACACCAGCGCGCAGTGGGACGAAAAAGGCAGGCCGGTTTACGATCGTGCCACGCTGCAACTGCACGGCACGCCTATTTATCTGGCCGGAGATGTGAATCAGCGTGCTCCCATCCTGCACGAAGCAGCCGATGACGGCCGTCTGGCCGCCCTGCAGGCGGTCAGCGCCGGCGCGCAGCCGCCACTGACCCGTCGCGCGCCCATGGCGGTTATGTTTACCGATCCGCAAGTAGCCGTTGTCGGTACGCCCTTCAAGGCCTTGCCGCAAGGGGCGGTGGTCGGTTCGGTTAATTTTGCCAATCAGGGGCGTGCGCGTGTGATGTTGCGCAATCAGGGCCTGCTGCATGTCTATGCCGGGGCGGATGGACGTTTTCTGGGGGCGGAAATGGTGGGGCCCGATGCCGAGCATATCGGCCATTTGCTGGCCTGGTCGCTGCAAATGGAATTAAGCCTGGAGCAGATGCTGGCCATGCCGTTTTACCATCCGGTTTTGCAAGAGGGCTTGCGCACGGCCTTGCGTCAGGCGCAATCGGCTTTGAAAGGCCGATGA